A genomic region of Lates calcarifer isolate ASB-BC8 linkage group LG9, TLL_Latcal_v3, whole genome shotgun sequence contains the following coding sequences:
- the trim69 gene encoding E3 ubiquitin-protein ligase TRIM69, with amino-acid sequence MSKNQKEVKKIQSVYLQNLEKLNQGIKPEKKSWKPKEGEFAMQTAMEKLRQPPIAGQVTKSSAHRISRDLTCSICLDLFKQPVSLPCDHTFCLGCIEGYWTGPRGPGQGGTGSCPQCRKVYPGQSYRPNRIVANIVESYCQGLEESGSGARLADVGVVERVPAPVPRCSRHREELKLYCEEDQELVCLVCGVSQEHRNHTMMCVQEAEQKYRASLNSSMDSLKAELNTALQYDREAEDEVKKLKEHTADLKQRIEAQFSDLHQFLYQEEKLLQVKLKTEERRELIRLDEHKALLCVEISRLQRAVHEIEDKLKEQDPFTLLRSIKILLQRPSLKFEKPAFTPPSLCEGRFAGPLQYRVWKSMKGSIYPVPAAITFNSSTANPWLSLTSSLTCVRYQTFNHTVQDNPYRFNAALSLLGSQGFTHGRHYWEIEVYSSTVWTVGVARESVPRKGVIKALPANGFWTLSLSYGIQYMAGTSPPTVLSLEEPLARIGVYLDYKRGLVSFYNAESMTHLYTFRENFSETLYPYFNLGFLDKVHENEPLKVFLPKI; translated from the exons ATGAGCAAGAATCagaaagaagtgaagaaaatccAGTCAGTCTATCTGCAGAACTTGGAGAAACTAAACCAAGGAATAAAgccagaaaagaaaagttggaaACCGAAGGAGGGAGAATTTGCTATGCAGACAGCAATGGAAAAGTTGCGACAGCCTCCCATAGCAGGACAAGTGACCAAAAGCTCAGCACACAGAATCAGCAGAGACCTGACCTGCTCCATCTGCTTGGATCTTTTCAAGCAGCCGGTATCTCTGCCCTGTGATCACACCTTCTGCCTGGGGTGCATCGAGGGCTACTGGACCGGTCCCAGGGGCCCTGGGCAGGGGGGCACAGGCTCCTGCCCTCAGTGCAGGAAGGTGTACCCTGGGCAGAGCTACAGGCCCAACCGCATTGTTGCCAACATAGTGGAGAGCTACTGTCAGGGTCTGGAGGAGAGCGGGAGCGGAGCCCGCCTGGCAGATGTCGGGGTGGTGGAGAGGGTTCCTGCTCCGGTCCCCCgctgcagcagacacagagaggagctgaagcTGTACTGTGAGGAGGACCAGGAGCtggtgtgtctggtgtgtggCGTCTCCCAGGAGCACAGGAATCACACCAtgatgtgtgtgcaggaggCTGAACAGAAGTACAGG GCGTCTCTGAACAGCTCCATGGATTCTCTCAAAGCTGAACTCAACACAGCGCTGCAGTATGACAGAGAAGCCGAGGATGAGGTTAAAAAGCTCAAG GAGCACACAGCTGACCTCAAGCAGCGCATTGAGGCCCAGTTCAGCGACCTGCACCAGTTCCTCTACcaggaggagaagctgctgcaggtgaagCTGAAGACGGAGGAGCGCAGAGAGCTGATCCGCCTGGACGAGCACAAGGCCCTGCTGTGTGTGGAGATCTCCCGCCTGCAGAGAGCCGTCCACGAGATAGAGGACAAGCTGAAAGAGCAAGACCCGTTCACCCTGCTGCGA AGCATCAAAATCCTGCTCCAGAG GCCATCGCTGAAGTTTGAGAAACCTGCATTTACACCGCCCAGTCTGTGTGAGGGTCGGTTTGCAGGGCCCCTCCAGTATAGAGTGTGGAAATCCATGAAAGGAAGCATTTACCCAG TTCCAGCAGCCATCACCTTTAACTCCAGCACGGCAAACCCCTGGCTCAGCCTGACCTCCTCCCTCACCTGTGTTCGCTACCAGACCTTTAACCACACCGTGCAGGACAACCCCTACAGGTTCAATGCTGCCCTGTCACTGCTTGGAAGCCAGGGCTTCACCCACGGACGCCACTACTGGGAGATCGAAGTCTACAGCAGCACAGTCTGGACTGTGGGGGTGGCTCGAGAGTCTGTGCCAAGAAAGGGAGTCATCAAAGCCCTCCCAGCCAACGGCTTCTggactctctccctctcttatgGGATACAGTACATGGCTGGCACTTCGCCTCCAACTGTCCTGTCCCTGGAGGAGCCACTGGCCAGGATCGGAGTGTACCTGGACTACAAGAGGGGACTGGTGTCCTTTTATAACG